Proteins encoded in a region of the Candidatus Zixiibacteriota bacterium genome:
- a CDS encoding protein kinase: protein MAPEDSHDDRTRTHVILTAGTMVAHYRIVEKIGAGGMGEVYLAQDSKLSRKVALKFLPTQHSSDDDFKARFIREAEATAKLNHPNIVTIYEVSEFRGRPFFAMELVEGQSLRDLAKGKELGIDRVVELAIQVCDGLSAAHDKKVVHRDIKPSNIVIDAYGRPKILDFGLAVIQGGEHLTKTGSTLGTVQYMSPEQVQGQEVDHRSDLFSLGVVLYELIANRTPFEKDNEAATLKAITQNNPEPLARYKSDIPDELQRTVAKLLEKDPSMRYQSASGVISDLKRLVAPTESYKSAAAGRQKRWPLAVGGLAIIAILVVSGFLISDFTMIGEESGLTTLDETGWKNSIAVLPFRDFSPDKDQEYFCDGMTDAIIGRLSGVEKLKVISMTSVMRYKDSDRDLRKIGRDLLVNTVLEGSIQREENQIRVRAQLINSADDAHLWSQTYDRELESVFDIQDDISRAIVAAMRLELLGTDEAVITRRYTENIEAYNYYTRGRHLWNKRTESDIRKAIEYFEMAIEFDSNYALAHSGLADAWSTLREYIYVTGTVTKTEALSNARAAAEIAIGLDEGLAETHASMGNILWDENDLEGAEKEYSRAIELNPGYAWAHLWYSGLLGAMARYPEQIQEEDIAFELNPMAIPLLESRVRRKVQSSEWQEAEELYQRLIEIEPNRSESYTRYAYFLARSMDRFGDAIMQCSLAVQVDKQAYNDLAYIYEWIGDTDKALWAANMYMESAPEKHNAYDNRGAIYALNGMLDSAIASFEKALELKPDFVASLWQLGNVYMFRQEYAKAESLYQVIASHPDKYTRANGRLYLTQIPLYQGRIQEGLRMLGDLKDRALAESAKDNNLAYGNFKRGFICQTILNDHKSAIAEYEKVIDIMKDINPNSWMVAFARGRMATSYAQSGDMRRADQLMAELKRDIDRYGPSAIYTYQVSTGMLEMEKGNYDTGTVLFQNAYRIAPAFFLRELIGRSYLDGGRIDDALRIYEEIINRYELNRAYWPTFGIMAHLYLGRTYEEAGRYDDAIAQYETFLDIWKDADDGLTQVKDAKERLAKLKSTP, encoded by the coding sequence ATGGCGCCAGAGGACTCACATGATGATCGGACTCGCACGCACGTCATTCTGACTGCCGGAACAATGGTGGCACACTACCGGATCGTCGAGAAAATCGGCGCCGGTGGAATGGGTGAGGTCTACCTGGCCCAGGACAGCAAGCTGTCTCGTAAAGTCGCTCTGAAGTTCCTGCCGACGCAACATTCCTCTGATGATGATTTCAAAGCACGCTTTATCCGTGAAGCTGAAGCAACTGCCAAGCTCAATCATCCCAATATTGTCACTATCTATGAAGTTTCAGAATTTCGGGGCCGACCGTTTTTTGCCATGGAGTTGGTGGAGGGTCAATCACTACGCGACCTGGCCAAGGGGAAAGAGCTTGGCATTGACAGAGTAGTCGAGTTGGCAATACAAGTCTGCGATGGACTCAGTGCTGCACATGATAAGAAAGTTGTCCACCGAGATATCAAGCCTTCAAACATTGTAATAGATGCCTACGGTCGACCGAAAATACTTGATTTTGGACTAGCAGTCATTCAAGGCGGAGAGCATCTCACCAAAACCGGGTCGACACTCGGAACAGTACAATACATGTCGCCTGAGCAAGTACAGGGGCAGGAAGTTGATCACAGGTCAGACTTGTTTTCTCTTGGTGTTGTGCTTTATGAGTTGATAGCCAATCGCACACCGTTTGAGAAGGATAACGAAGCGGCAACTCTGAAAGCCATCACACAGAATAACCCGGAACCGCTGGCCCGATATAAGTCAGACATCCCGGATGAACTCCAACGCACCGTCGCCAAGTTGTTGGAGAAAGACCCGTCAATGCGATACCAGAGTGCCTCCGGTGTCATCAGTGATCTCAAGCGTCTGGTTGCTCCCACCGAGAGCTATAAGTCCGCCGCTGCTGGCCGTCAGAAGAGATGGCCGCTTGCCGTAGGCGGGCTCGCCATTATTGCGATACTTGTGGTTTCCGGATTTTTGATTTCGGACTTCACTATGATCGGGGAGGAGTCCGGGCTGACGACTTTGGATGAAACCGGTTGGAAGAACTCTATCGCCGTTCTGCCCTTTCGAGATTTCAGTCCGGACAAAGACCAGGAGTACTTCTGCGACGGTATGACGGATGCCATTATCGGCCGACTGTCCGGAGTGGAAAAGCTGAAAGTCATCTCGATGACATCGGTAATGCGCTACAAGGATTCGGACCGGGATCTCAGAAAAATCGGTCGGGACCTACTGGTCAATACTGTTCTCGAAGGGAGTATTCAACGTGAGGAGAACCAGATCCGGGTCAGGGCACAGTTGATTAATAGCGCCGATGATGCTCACCTCTGGTCGCAGACTTATGACCGAGAATTGGAGAGCGTTTTCGATATCCAGGATGACATTTCCAGAGCCATTGTTGCCGCAATGCGACTTGAACTGCTCGGCACGGACGAGGCAGTTATTACCCGCCGCTATACAGAAAACATAGAGGCCTACAATTACTACACGCGCGGCCGCCACCTGTGGAATAAGCGAACCGAGAGTGATATAAGAAAGGCCATTGAGTATTTTGAAATGGCCATTGAGTTCGACTCCAACTATGCCCTGGCGCACTCCGGACTGGCCGATGCCTGGTCCACCCTTCGGGAATACATCTATGTGACCGGAACTGTCACGAAAACAGAAGCTCTGTCGAACGCCCGAGCGGCGGCGGAAATAGCTATTGGGCTTGATGAAGGCCTGGCTGAAACCCACGCCTCAATGGGAAATATCCTGTGGGATGAGAATGATCTGGAGGGAGCCGAAAAGGAATACTCGCGTGCTATTGAGCTTAATCCCGGTTATGCCTGGGCGCACCTCTGGTATTCTGGACTTTTAGGAGCTATGGCCAGGTATCCCGAACAAATCCAAGAGGAAGATATAGCCTTTGAGTTAAACCCGATGGCGATTCCCCTTCTTGAGAGCAGAGTGCGGAGAAAAGTACAGTCCTCTGAATGGCAGGAGGCGGAGGAACTCTATCAGCGCCTGATTGAGATCGAGCCGAATAGAAGCGAATCATATACCAGATATGCTTATTTTTTGGCGAGAAGCATGGATAGATTCGGGGACGCTATCATGCAATGTTCGCTGGCCGTCCAGGTCGACAAGCAAGCGTACAATGACCTCGCTTATATCTACGAGTGGATTGGAGATACTGACAAGGCTCTCTGGGCAGCCAACATGTACATGGAATCAGCACCGGAAAAGCACAATGCCTACGATAACAGGGGCGCAATCTATGCCTTAAACGGAATGCTAGACAGCGCTATTGCCTCCTTCGAAAAAGCTCTGGAGCTAAAGCCTGACTTTGTGGCCAGTCTCTGGCAACTGGGAAACGTCTATATGTTCAGGCAAGAGTATGCCAAGGCGGAAAGCCTGTACCAGGTTATTGCCTCTCATCCTGACAAGTACACCAGGGCCAATGGAAGACTCTACCTGACACAGATACCCTTGTATCAGGGCAGAATCCAAGAGGGTCTTCGCATGCTGGGCGACCTTAAAGACAGAGCGCTTGCCGAGTCGGCCAAGGACAATAATCTGGCATACGGCAATTTCAAGAGAGGATTCATTTGCCAGACAATTCTTAACGACCATAAGTCTGCCATCGCTGAATATGAGAAAGTGATAGATATCATGAAAGATATCAATCCGAACAGTTGGATGGTTGCCTTTGCGAGGGGTCGCATGGCCACCAGCTACGCCCAGAGTGGCGATATGAGAAGGGCAGACCAATTGATGGCGGAACTCAAAAGAGACATCGACAGGTACGGACCATCTGCGATTTATACTTATCAAGTGTCGACTGGTATGCTGGAAATGGAAAAGGGTAACTATGACACTGGCACTGTCCTGTTCCAGAATGCATACAGAATCGCCCCGGCGTTTTTTTTGCGGGAATTGATTGGCCGAAGTTACCTCGACGGTGGTCGGATTGATGATGCTCTAAGGATCTATGAGGAGATCATTAACCGGTATGAACTGAACCGGGCATATTGGCCGACATTCGGAATTATGGCACACTTGTATCTCGGCAGGACTTACGAGGAAGCCGGGAGATATGACGACGCAATTGCACAGTACGAAACCTTTCTGGACATTTGGAAAGATGCCGACGATGGCTTGACGCAAGTCAAAGACGCCAAAGAGCGCCTGGCAAAACTGAAGTCAACACCGTAG
- a CDS encoding protein kinase, translating into MEADDDKTRTHVVLTKDTMVAHYRIVEKIGAGGMGEVYLAEDTKLKRQVALKFLPEEQTKSDAVLRQFTQEARAAARLQHPSIVTVHEINEGGRVPYIAMDYIEGQSLKELSSDKLLTVADIIDIGIQITKGLTAAHEKGVIHRDLKPGNLMIDASGAARILDFGLATLSDVESLNDSEATRTSDPFAGKVAGTISYMAPEQLLGQEINARADIFAFGVIMHELITGEHPFSAPTATEVSAGILRDTPTDLHSKRSNIPYDLNRIVSRCLAKKPDKRFQTARDVCNELEELSNELRRDTAITIIDQDPIAVGSVLCEESFVITTDLVRQLSHKDPKMIGGSLAYIDNGIASDALVFYLPPLGTDHEHYSDVLHQLPFRAIAISVFGFERNAQLRLPLTLRDHSILIHALIKDLYTRLRPRNTVLVGHSSGADHFLHLLTSELFSDIRATGVLALGCNVHIEDCFASGKLAELADGDESQILSTINLFSQMSSSLYNWLIIHDYLVKAFSKFGIKTAPLSQYASDIFAPFKDGSWEQFPKWYKYCRSRIRHTQFVIDTDGYPALDMLMQEHLENNILGDDFHEEAIVRAPCSHMELGQTEMVLKYTLEFMKLLEAK; encoded by the coding sequence ATGGAAGCTGACGACGACAAGACGCGCACGCATGTTGTGCTGACCAAAGATACAATGGTGGCACACTACCGGATTGTCGAGAAGATCGGCGCCGGTGGCATGGGTGAGGTCTACCTGGCCGAAGATACTAAACTCAAGCGCCAAGTGGCTCTTAAGTTCCTACCTGAAGAGCAAACTAAGAGCGATGCTGTACTGCGTCAATTCACACAAGAAGCTCGAGCAGCCGCACGACTACAACATCCAAGTATAGTCACTGTCCACGAGATTAACGAAGGTGGAAGAGTACCGTATATTGCCATGGACTATATTGAGGGGCAATCGCTGAAGGAACTATCAAGCGATAAACTGTTAACTGTTGCCGACATAATTGACATAGGCATTCAAATCACCAAGGGACTAACAGCAGCTCATGAAAAGGGGGTCATCCATCGAGATTTGAAGCCTGGTAATTTGATGATAGATGCAAGCGGAGCAGCTAGGATCCTGGACTTTGGATTGGCAACTCTTTCAGATGTTGAATCATTGAATGACTCTGAAGCTACCCGTACAAGTGATCCTTTCGCAGGAAAAGTGGCCGGAACAATATCTTACATGGCACCCGAACAACTACTCGGCCAGGAGATCAATGCCAGGGCAGATATCTTTGCCTTCGGCGTAATAATGCATGAACTAATCACTGGCGAACATCCCTTTTCAGCTCCTACTGCCACTGAGGTTTCAGCCGGGATTCTAAGAGACACTCCAACTGATCTACACAGCAAGCGTTCGAATATTCCGTATGACCTCAACCGAATTGTATCACGATGTTTAGCCAAGAAACCGGACAAACGATTTCAAACCGCCCGGGATGTCTGTAATGAGCTTGAGGAATTATCTAACGAGTTACGACGGGATACAGCCATTACTATAATCGATCAAGACCCGATAGCGGTAGGAAGTGTGCTTTGTGAAGAGTCATTTGTCATTACTACCGACTTAGTTCGTCAACTATCTCATAAAGACCCGAAGATGATCGGCGGTTCGTTGGCATACATAGACAACGGGATTGCATCTGATGCGTTGGTTTTCTATCTGCCCCCTTTGGGTACCGACCACGAACATTACTCTGACGTGCTTCACCAATTACCATTTCGAGCGATTGCCATATCGGTCTTCGGATTTGAACGTAACGCTCAACTAAGACTTCCCCTCACGTTGCGAGATCATTCAATTCTCATCCATGCTTTGATTAAGGACTTGTACACTCGACTTCGACCGCGTAACACTGTTCTGGTTGGGCATTCATCTGGTGCTGACCATTTTCTTCATCTACTAACCTCTGAATTGTTTTCTGATATTAGGGCAACCGGCGTACTGGCTCTTGGCTGCAATGTACATATTGAAGATTGCTTTGCGTCGGGCAAACTTGCGGAGTTGGCTGACGGTGATGAAAGCCAGATTCTGTCCACTATCAATCTGTTCAGTCAAATGTCCTCCTCGTTGTATAACTGGTTGATCATACATGACTATCTAGTGAAAGCATTTAGCAAATTTGGAATTAAGACCGCACCGTTGAGCCAATACGCATCCGACATTTTTGCTCCATTCAAGGATGGTAGTTGGGAGCAGTTTCCAAAGTGGTATAAGTATTGTAGAAGTAGAATCCGACATACACAGTTTGTAATTGATACCGATGGTTACCCTGCCCTGGATATGCTGATGCAGGAACACCTTGAAAACAATATCCTTGGCGATGACTTTCATGAAGAAGCAATTGTCAGAGCACCATGTTCACACATGGAGTTAGGACAAACCGAAATGGTCCTCAAATACACTCTTGAATTCATGAAGTTGCTGGAAGCAAAATGA